gtttctctctctctctctctctctctctctctctctctctctctctctctctctctctctctctctctctctctctctctctctctctctctctctctctctctctctctctctctctctctctctctctctctctctctctctctctcacctcagtcAACTGGTGATTCTGTTCCTTCAGTTTGGTAACGAgtctctgctcctcctgctgccgtGCCGAGACGAGGGGGGGCTGGGGGCCGCTGGGGGGGCGGAGGGGGCCAGGGGGAGGTTCATGGGGGAGGACaggccccccctcccccacagccATCAGGGCAATCAGATGCAGGTTAACTTCGTGAATTCTTGCCAGCTGGAAATGGAGACGTTCTTGTTGGGTCTCCAGTGTGGGTTCCTGGGGGGCAGGGGGGTATtatcttctgctcctcttcctcttcctcctcctcctcctcttcctcctcctcctcctcctcctcctcctctttctcttcctcctttttagtgcttttcgtTTGGTTTGATAtattgatctcctcctcctcctcctcctcctcctcctcctcctcctcctctcttgcaaaccccttctttctcctcctcctcctcctcctccacttgcaacctctccacctccccctcaacccacacacacacacacacacacacacaccatcttgTGGGTAGCGTGGGGCAGTGAGTAGATGCGATCAGTGGTAGTCGCCAGCTGCTCCCTGTACCACACCCTTGCTCGCTCCACCACCTCACAACCCTGTACCAGCATGTCCCGCTCCGCCTCCAGCTGCTTCAGGCGACACAACTGTGGTaggggcagagggagagagtcaAGGGAgtttactgacaggagaaacacccttgagaaccctgctacttGTCTTTAAAaagctgtagttgaagttactgtggttttcaagggtgtttttaaggttccagtggcagattaacaacatttctgcattactgacaggagaaacacccttgagaaccctgctacctgtatttaaaaggctgtagttgaagtgactgtggttttcaagggtgtttttaaggttccagtgacagattaacaacatttctgcattactgacaggagaaacacccttgagaaccctgctacctgtatttaaaaggctgtagttgaagtgactgtggttttcaagggtgtttttaaggttccagtgacagattaacaacatttctgcattactgacaggagaaacacccttgagaaccctgctacctgtatttaaaaggctgtagttgaagtgactgtggttttcaagggtgtttttaaggttccagtgacagattaacaacatttctgcattactgacaggagaaacacccttgagaaccctgctacctgtatttaaaaggctgtagttgaagtgactgtggttttcaagggtgtttttaaggttctagtggcagattaacaatatttccgcattactgacaggagaaacacccttgagaaccctgctacctgtatttaaaaagCTGTAGTtcaagttactgtggttttcaagggtgtttttaaggttccagtgacagattaacaacatttctgcattactgacaggagaaacacccttgagaaccctgctacctgtatttaaaaagCTGTAGTtcaagttactgtggttttcaagggtgtttttaaggttccagtgacagattaacaatatttctgcattactgacaggagaaacacccttgagaacctgcttgtcatctctgtggctctgAAAAGCACTAGTacattaggtcaggtcaggtcaggtcaaagagagagagagagggggacttTTTCACTCATAaatgatcagaaaaaaaaaattctctctctctctctctctctctctctctctctctctctctctctctctctctctctctctctctctctctctctctcaccatattTGTGTCAATCCCATTTTGCAGTGTGTGTCTCCTggcctctctcttcctgcttcccgttttctttagctgggggggcgggggggcggaggaggaggtggaggggagggaggggttagCAGCTGCCCCCCTCCCACTGTCCCCCCCGtcccccactcctctccctgctgGCTCCTTCGTTAGTATAGAGAgggatctagagagagagagagagagagagagagagagagagagagagagagtcaacaaaAAAGCGATAAAAATAagtcaaaaaatatatatctttaaaaaaaacaccaaaaaaaacaaacaaataaacaaacatacctcgtttctcgtaattctttgtgttgttgttgttgttgttgttgttgttgatggtggtggtggtggtggtggcgagccttagcagtagtagtagtagtagtagtagtagtagtagtagtagtaatatcactatttatcttttctttatgcCAAATTTGTAGTGCAGATCGAATCCCAACTTTTCTTAACggcactccttctcctcctcctcctcctcctcctcctcctcctcctcctcctcctgctctttcgtCAGGGTCCAGTAGGCGTTCAagacttcctcctctctctcttcttcctcctcctcctcctcctcctcctcctcctcctcctcctcctcctcctcctccggcagtcgtgttctctctctctctctctctttctctctcgctgttCGCCTGTGTGTCTCTGTAaatagttaagttaggttactattactattactactactactactactactactactactatttttctcttcctcctcctcctcctccttctacacacacacacacacacacacacacacacacacacacaccactactactactactactacttctactactactactactactactactactactactactactaccacccccacttacctcactcctctctccccccaggccatctcccacttcctctctccccgatcgagagagagagtggcgcccctgccctctcccccccacaccccctcccctctaGGTTCCTGTCAAGCGAGCgtgtcccccccctctctccatCACCCGGGGGGCTTGGGGGGCCAGAGAGCACCCCAGACACCCCCAGTTTAATTTCATTCTTggggcggtagtggtggtggtggtggtgggggggcgggggtggtggggggTCCTCCGGGGGTTGTGGGGGGGGTGCGTCCAGCGGGGGGGGCCTGACCTGGGGACCTGTAAGGGGGGAGAATTGATTAGGATAgtctaccattactactactactactactactactactactactactactactactactactactactactaccttacCTGGTCATGGGGGGGGACGGAGGGGCCtcgtgtgtgtggcggtggtggtggtggtggttgagaggagaggggaggagctgtggaggggagaggaggaggagggggaggagggtgcttgaaggggggagggaggaggaggaggaggaggaagggggtacTGGGTCTTCCCTCTTGTTTCTGAGGAGGCTGatctgtggaggaggaggaggaggaggaggaggaggaggaggaggagaaatgaaaatagtgagagggaggaggagcgaaagaaggaagaggaagaaagataagaaggaggaggaggaagaggaagaggaggagaaaaaaagaacaatgattagttaaaaaaaatctctctctctctctctctctctctctctctctctctctctctctctctctctctctctctctctctcctatcgaaaaaaaattagttaaaaaatctctctctctctctctctctctctctctctctctctctctctctctctctctctctcgaaaaaaaaaaaaaaaaaaaaaaaaaataaaataaataaataaataaataaataaaaaaaaataaataaataaataaaaaaaaaaaaaaaaaaaaaaaaaataaataaataaataaataaataaataaataaaaaaaataattagttaaaaaatctctctctctctctctctctctctctctctctctctctctctctctctctctctctctctctctctctctctctctctctctctctctctctctctctctctctctctctctctctctctctctctctctctctctctctctctctctctctctctctcacctgaaggCCAGCACAGAACCTCTCGAAGGACAGGTAACCATCAGGGGGCGTGACCTTCCGTAGACTTGGCAAGACGTCCTTAGGTAACCCTTGGGCCCCGTCGTCTTGCCAGCGCCTCTCTATCTCTgtggggtcaggtcaggtcaggtcaggtcaagttaggttaggttaggttacgttaggttaggtcaggttaggttaggttaggttaggttaggttacgttaggttaggttaggttacgttaggttaggttaggttaggttacgttaggttaggttaggttaggttaggttaggttaggttaggttaggttaggtcaggtcattaaataacatcaaaaacaccaaaaaaaaaacaaaaaaaagtaagaatttaTCAAGAACCGTTAAACACCAAAAATTCACCAAAAACTcataaaaacccacaaaaacaccaaaaattcaccaaaaactcataaaaacccacaaaaa
The Scylla paramamosain isolate STU-SP2022 unplaced genomic scaffold, ASM3559412v1 Contig3, whole genome shotgun sequence DNA segment above includes these coding regions:
- the LOC135096364 gene encoding suppressor APC domain-containing protein 2-like; amino-acid sequence: MAWGERGVRDTQANSERERERERENTTAGGGGGGGGGGGGGGGGGGRRERGGSLERLLDPDERAGGGGGGGGGGGGGGEGVPLRKVGIRSALQIWHKEKINSDITTTTTTTTTTTTTAKARHHHHHHHQQQQQQQQQHKELRETRSLSILTKEPAGRGVGDGGDSGRGAAANPSLPSTSSSAPPPPQLKKTGSRKREARRHTLQNGIDTNMLCRLKQLEAERDMLVQGCEVVERARVWYREQLATTTDRIYSLPHATHKMEPTLETQQERLHFQLARIHEVNLHLIALMAVGEGGPVLPHEPPPGPLRPPSGPQPPLVSARQQEEQRLVTKLKEQNHQLTEEVSNKSERIAILEREKAALLRELFQPRPAAPPAPHHPLGPPTATTTTATADSTFM